The stretch of DNA ATGGTGTTCCTGATGGCATCATTAACGAATATGACCAAACGGTTATTGGAGATCCTAATCCGGACTTTACTTTTGGTTTTTCTAATACCTTTAACTACAAAGATTGGGAACTAGGCATTGGCCTCACCGGATCGGTAGGAGCTGATATCTTGAACTATGTACGTGTAAAAACAGAAGGTGTGATGTCCCAGTGGGACAATCAGTCGACCACAGTACTCAATCGTGCACAATTGGGATACGTTAATGGAAATAAATATGATGTGGCAAATGTAGATAATAGCTATATAATCAATCCGAATGCAACACTGCCTCGTTGGAGCGGTAATGATATCAATGGTAACAACCGTATGAGTGACCGTTGGATCGAAGATGGAAGCTATTTGCGCATTCAGAATATATCATTAGCATATAACCTGCCAAAGATTTGGTTGAAGAAGACAGGCATATCTAATTGTAAACTCTATTTCAACGTTCAGAATGTGTATACGTTTACAGGTTATTCAGGTTTAGATCCTGAAATTGGTTCTTACAACCAGCAGGCAGGTCTTTCTAACGTGGATATGGGACGTTATCCATCACCTCGTGTATTTACTTTAGGTGCAAATGTTACTTTCTAATTTTAAAGATAAAAACATGAAGAATATTAAAAATATAATCAAATCAATTTGTCTTTCATCCATTATCCTGGGTGCTACATCTTGTAATGATTTCTTGACTATAGTTCCTGAGTCAGAGCAGGTGCTGGAGACATATTACACATCAGAGTCTGCCGTTAATGCCAACTCTGCCTCTCTGTATGCTGCGTTTGTCTGGCAAGACTTTGGAATGAATTTTATGTGGATGGCAGGAGATGAGCTTGCCGGAGACCTTTATTACACTTACGATCAGGAAGGTCAATTTTATTATATGACTTTCCAGAATGGGAATTCCTTCCTTACTCAGGGGTGGAATGGGCTTTACCGTGTAGTTTCGTATTGTAATAATATTATCAATGGGATGCCTGCCGCAGCAAGATCTAATGGAGTTTCGGAAACGGTAATAAATCGTGCTCTTGGTGAGGCTCGTTGTATTCGTGCTATTGCTTATTATTGGTTAACAGAGTACTGGCAGGATGTTCCGATTATAACAAATAATAATATCTCCGGAGGTCAGGTGATTCGCCATAAGCAAGCAAGTGTTTACGAATTTATCCGTCAGGATCTCGAATTCGCTAAAGACAATCTTCCTTCAACTCCATTTCAGACCGGTAGATGCTCAAAATATACAGCTATAGGTATGTTGGCAAAGCTTCATCTAACGATGGCTTCTCACCTTTCTGATGCATCATCATCCGATAATTTTGCCAAAGCTAAATCTTACGCAGCTGAGGTAATTAATGATAGTGGGCTGAAATTATATTCAGACCTTTCTACAATGTTTTATCCAAAAGGAAACAACTCTTCAGAGTCTTTGTTTGCTATACAATGTACAAACGATGGTTATGGATACGGTAACGGACGCAATGTCTCTTTGTCTCGTAATGCACTGATTACTTTAGGTTCATCTTGGGGAGCAGGTAAGGGACCGACTCTTAGTTTGCAAGAAGCTTTTGATTCGAATGATGCCCGCCGTTATTATACATACATGCGCAATGGTGATAGCTATCCAAATTTGGGTGGCGGTGGATATACTTATCATAATTTTTCGCAAGATGAGTCTACCGAAACATCAAATGGTATGTTGGCACATGTAAGGAAATACGTAATCGGAGCTAATTCCGATTGTGACGGAGTTGCGGGAACATCCAATCAGGATGCAGGTAATAATATTTATTTACTCCGTTTGGCAGATGTATATCTGTGTTATGTTGAGGCATGTATCGGCTCGGGTACATCTACTACTGACGCTTTGGCATTGACCGTATATGATAAGGTACGTGAACGTGCCGGATTTTCTACAAAAGCCACTTCTATTACTTACGATCAGTTGATCAAAGAACGTCGTGTCGAATTTGCTCTTGAAGGTGTCAACTTCCTTGACATTAAACGGATGAGCTATAGGGATATGAATAAGGCTCTTTCTTATTTGAATGGAATGAAGCGTGAACGTCAATATATTTCTAATGGTAGTTATACATGGCAAGAACGTAATGCCAGCAATGCACATCACGGAGGGTTTACTCCTCTCGATCCGAGCGATGATTCTTCGGGTAAAGGTTCTATATTCTATCTTGATAAAAATGTAGGAACTATAACTATTACAGAAAAAAATCTTGTGTTGCCTGTTCCTGCGGAAACAGTAACAAAGACACCAAGTATAACTCAGGAACCGGTTGATTATGCATTTTAACTTTTAAGTAAGACTAGATTATGAAAAAATATATTTTAAATATAGCTATTGTATTACTTGCTCTTGTCTCATTCAATTCGTGCTCGGATGATGACGATAAAGGCGGCTCGGGAGGAGGTACTCCGGTCGTTAGATACATACGCCCATGCGACGCAACTATTTCTGATTCTTTATTGACAAGCGGATATTTGGGTACTCAGATTGCCATTATTGGAGAAAACTTGTCGAAAGTTAATAAGGTTTATTTTAATGATCAGAAAGCCAAGTTAAACCCGAATTTTGTGACGGACAATACTATTATTGTTAATATACCTTCAGGTATTCCTGGAGAGAAGCAAGATTTGATTAAGTTATATACAAATAATGACTCTTGCTATTATACTTTCGAAACAAAAGTTCCTGCACCTGCACCTAAATCCATGACATGTGAATATGTTGATGATGGCAATGTTGCTTATATTCATGGTCTTTATTTTATTCATGAAGACGCTAACCCTTTGACTGTAACTTTTGAAGGAGGATTGCAAGGTGAAGTTGTGAGCCATGATCTAGATAATATAGCAGTAAAAGTTCCTGTAGGTGCTAAGCCCGGACCTGTAAAAGTTACATCTGTATATGGTACAACTGAAAGTCCATTCTATTTTAGAGATAATAGAAATATCATTCTAGACTTTGATACAAAGTTTGCTGATGGTGGATATCATCATGGATGGCATGCCGGCTCAGGATATAGTACTGACGGTGGATTAACAGGTTGTGGACAGTATCTGATATTTACAGGAGAAATGGATGATGACAAATGGGATGATAGCAAATTTGGTTATGAACGCTGGACATATCGTACTACCGATCCTGATTTCTTTGATGCAGGTGCCCTTGATAAATATGTTTTAAAATTTGAGGTAAATATACCTGACGTATGGTCTGCTGCTGCTCTTCAAATTATTTTTACAGGAGCTTCAGATGTTTGGATGAATTGGCAGGAAGGTGGTTCTACCGGTGGTAACCCTAATAATGCTTATTTGTCAAATAGTAATTATCCTCGGGCATTGTGGATTCCATGGGCAGATACAGGCACTTATGTCAGTAATGGTTGGGTTACGGTAACCATACCAATGACAGATTTTAAATATAGCAAAGATGGTACTAACCTGAATAAGGTAAATGCTGCAGGACATTACTCCGGTATTACATTATTTGTTAATGGAGGAGGAGTAACAGGTACACCTTGTAACCCTACATTCCATATTGATAATGTACGTGTTGTTAAAGCTCAATGATAATTGCTAAAATTATAAGAATATGATATTGAATAATATATATGGAAAAGTCGTTTTAGTAATGCTGGTAATTTTTGCAGTTACATTCTCGGCATGTTCTAACGATGATGATAATAGTTCGGGTGCTGTGGTTCTTGAAGCTTTTGGCCCAAGTCCGGCTCTACGTGGTAGCGAGCTTACCTTTATAGGGAAAAACCTTGATAAAGTAACAAGTGTAATCCTTCCCGAAGGTATTGAGATTACTGATATAGAAGTGGTAAGTAAAGAAAAAATAAAGATTACCATTCCTCAGGATGCTAAAGAAGGCTATGTTAAACTTGTTGCCTCAGGTTTAGAAATAACTACCAAAACGTTGCTTAAATATACAGAGCCTATATCTATTACGAAGTTTGCACCATCTCCTGTCAAGGCAGGTCAGACTCTAACAATAGAAGGTGATTATCTGAATTTGATTCAGAAAGTAGTCTTTTCTGATAATGTGGAAGTATCTTATAAAGATTTTTTGACATGGGAGCGTAAAAAGATTGAAGTCGTTGTTCCTCGCGAAGCACAGACCGGTATTATTATTTTGGCTGACACAGCTGCTATTCCGGTGGAATTGAAATCAGAAACAGAATTGCAAGTAGTTCTCCCTTCTGTAGAAAAGGTATTGGATCTTACAAATAAAAAACCCGGAGATGTAGTTTCTACAATAGGTCAGAATCTTGATCTGGTAGAGTCAGTACAGCTTCCTGATGGAGCGCCTGTGGCTCATGCAATAAAAGATGACGTATTGGCATTCACTCTGCCTGAGGGTATCACCGATGGCGCTATTGTAATGGTTGCTTACTCGGGCGTACATGTAGCTATAGCTAATATCGGTGTCGCTGTGCCAACGGATTTGGTGGCTACTCCTGCTACAGGCATAAAGGATGGTAGTGTCATTTCGATCAAAGGGGTTAATATGGATTTGGTTACTACAGCATTATTCCCAGGAGTATCAGAGGCTGTAACACCTACATCGAAGAGTGCAACGGAAATAAAAGTAACTACTCCAACTAATGCCAAAACAGGAGATCTTATTCTAAATACCGCTAGTGGAAAAACTGTATCAGTAAAAATTGCTACGTTAAAACCTGAGATATTGTCATACAATCCATCTTCTGTCGCTGCCGGTAATGAATTTACAATAAAAGGTAAGAATCTAGATCTTGTTACATCTGTAACATTCGGAGGAAACAAAGTTGTTGAAGTTACTCCAACATCTTCTACTGACTTGGTGGTAAAAGCCCCGGTAGATGCAGAGACAGGAGAACTGACATTAACAATGAAAAATGGAGAGACTGTAAAGGGCTCCGTTTTGACAGTGACTAAACCAGACTTCTGTTATATACCTGTTCTTCCGGGTTCAGATGAGGAAATCAAGTCGGGTACTATTTTGAAAGTAGATGTTCAGAATGCGGATAAACTGACCAATGTGCAGGTAAACGGAAATAATACACAGTATATTTTGCAAGGTTCTACTCTTAGTATACTTGTTCCAAGTAATGCTAATGGAAATACAGCATTTAAGCTGATCTCATCTAACGGAGAAGTGACTTATACAATACGTATTGTCTCTTCGGGGATAGTAGAAACTGTGATAATGAATGAAACACGTGACCTTGGATCTTGGGCGGGTGAAGGAGCTGGAGGCGCATTCCGTCTGTATAAGGAATCTTTTGATGGAATAAAAGCCGGAGCAATACTTAAATTCTATTTTACAGTTACCGGATATGGACAATTGCAGATTAATAATGCAAACTGGGCAACGTGGGATACACCTGTATTTACTGATACAAGTTTAACATATTATGAGATGGAATTAACTCAACCATTCCTTGACAATATATTAGGAGCTAACGATGGTTGGTCAACTACAGCAATTGTTATTCAAGGGGAGCATCTTGTAATCTCTAAGGTTTCTATTATAACTGGTCGGTAATATTATAAAATAAAGGCTTGCCTAATCTGAATTTATATTAGGCAGGCTTTTTACAAAAATATGTATTATGAAAAAAATAGCACAAAATATTTTTTATATCTTACTGGGGGTTATCCTAATGACTGCCTGTACCGATGTTGATGATCCGGTTATCGGCGATCCGGGTGTTCCCCAATTAGCAAGCAGTACACCTGTTGATGGAACAACAGATTTGCCTGAAGGTGACATAACTATTGTTCTGAATTATGATCAGAATATATTCTGTCCCAAAGCCGGACAGGAAAAGATTACTATAGAGGGAGCTACTATAACGGATGTTTCATTTAAGTTAAGTCAGATAACGATTAAAGCTACCGGATTGGAAAAAGGTAAGACTTACAAACTAGTTGTACCTGCAGGTGTTGTACTTGGACCGACTTATATAGAAGTGCCTGAAACATCTATCAGCTTTACAACGAAGGCCGATCCTGTTATAACAGCTACGCTTTGTAATCCGAATGCTACAGCTCAGGCAAAGAAGGTGTATCAGTTTTTGGTGGAAAGCTATAAACAAAAAGTTATCTCCGGTACGATGGCTAATGTAAATTGGAATGTAGAAGAAGCAGAAGCCGTTCATACTCTTACCGGAAAATACCCGGCATTAAATACTTTCGATTATGTGCATCTGCCATATTCTCCTAGCAACTGGATTGACTATAGCGATATTTCGCCTGTAAAAAACTGGTGGGATGCAGGTGGATTGGTTTCTATTATGTGGCATTGGAATGTTCCCGTATCGGCTAGGTTATGGAATGGTAATGTAGCTATGCCTTCCGATTGGTCGGGCAATGTACAGCTTACTGATGCGTCAGCTCTTGAGGGATTTGCATCAGCGAAGGTTAACGATATTATCCGTGTTGCAATCAAAGACGTGGCATCAGGGGCTCAAGGCTCACTAAAAGGTAGTGACTGGGGACAGATTGCCGATGGTTACGAATATTTTTCTATCAGTGGCGATTATTATGAGATGAAAATAACAGATGCTATCCTAACTAAATTAAAGTCTTCGGGTCTTATCATAAGCGGACATGATTACACTGTAACAGCTGTTTATCTGATACCTGCCGATTCTAATGGAGATTATGCTTTTTACAAAGCTGATACATACTTCGATGCAGCCAAGGCTACAGTTGAAGGAACACGCGAAAATGAAGTCTTTAAGGCCGATCTTGCAAAGGTAGCTACTTCATTGAAACAATTACAATCGGAAGGAATTGCTGTTATCTGGCGTCCATTCCACGAAGCTGCCGGCGGCTGGTTCTGGTGGGGTAAAGATGCTGATTCTTGCAAAAAGCTCTGGATTGCTATGTTCGACTATTTCAAATCGCAGGGTGTAAACAACCTGATTTGGGTGTGGACAAGCGAGTCTGACGATAGTAGCTGGTATCCGGGCGATGAGTATGTAGATATCATTGGTCGTGATTTATATAGTAAGAATACAAGCGATTGTGCATCTATATACCAATCGGAGTTTGCTCGCTATGGGCATAAGGTGATTGCCCTTTCCGAATGTGGAACAGTTGGTCTTCTATCCGAACAATGGAGTGCGGGTGCACGTTGGGCATGGTTTATGCCATGGTATGGAAAAGCTGATAGTGGTAGCAAACATGCTACTGACGAATGGTGGAAAGATGCAATGAAGCAAACTTATGTGATTACTCGTGACCAGGTTCCGAGCATGAAATAATATAAAGAATGAATATTAACTCTCTCCTTGTTTTAGGGCAAGGAGAGTTTTTTCACAAAATATAGAGAGTTATGATTAAGAATTTTTACAAGGCTTACATTCTACTGTTTTTCCTGTTTGTCGGATGTAGCGGAGACAATGCAGATCAAATAATTGCTCAGACTTTTGTAGAGCAGCATGGTCAACTTTCAGTAAAAGGTACTTCATTGGTAGATAAGGACGGCAAGACAATAGCTCTCAAGGGGGTAAGCTTTGGGTGGCATAATTGGTGGCCGCGCTTCTATAATGAGTCTACTGTAGCATGGCTCAAATCGGATTGGAATTGTAATCTGGTGCGTGCAGCCATCGGGGTTGAACCCGAAGGAGCATACATAACCAACCCTCAAAAAGCGAACGAATGCCTCGATAACGTTGTTGATGCGGCTATCGAAAATGGAATGTATGTTATTATAGACTGGCATAGTCATGGGATAAAGACACAGGAAGCCAAGGCGTTTTTTACAAGAGCTGCCAATAAATACAAAGGCTACCCGAATATAATATATGAGATATTCAATGAGCCGGTAGAAGATTCTTGGGAAACAGTAAAAGCATACTCGGAAGAAATAATTAAAACGATTCGAGCGATAGATACTAAGAACGTAATATTGGTAGGTACACCTCATTGGGATCAGGATATACATCTGGCTGCAGATAATCCGATCGAAGGATATGATAACATCATGTATACACTACATTTCTATGCTGCAACACATAAGCAATATTTACGTGATAGGGGTGATTATGCCATCGGAAAAGGACTTCCTATTTTTGTGTCGGAGTGTGCAGGTATGGAAGCATCGGGTGATGGTGCTATAAACAAAACAGAATGGAATAATTGGTTGAACTGGATGAAACAACATCAGATAAGTTGGGTTGCGTGGTCTATCGCAGATAAAAACGAAACATGTTCGATGATTAAAGATTCTACATCTCCTGCTACCGGTTGGAAAGATTCCGATTTGAAAGAATGGGGTAAAATAGTAAAGGCCGCACTACAGTAAAAAGAACAGTGAGTTGTAATTAAAGATTAAAAAAGTATTATTCTTTGTATGGATGTCGGTATTCTCCATACTGTCTATTGAATATTCTTATTTATATGTCTAATAAGCCAATAGTGTTTAGTTTGTAGACGCTGTAAAATGCCAAAAAAAGTATTATAATTGATTAAAAAAGTATTTGTAATAAGATGCTGACAATTATAAATTTGTACTATCTATCATTAAATAGAATCATAGCTAAAAGACCATGAAAAAATATACGATATATCTCTTATCCGTAATCACTTTCTTTCTTGTTTTATCCTGCAAACAAGCGGTAAAAGAAAATCTCGACCCGACCGTTTCCGAATCATTTTCTGCCGAATGGAAATTTCATGCCGGAGAAGGTGTCGACAGCCTTTGGATGAATGTAGACTACAATGATACTGCATGGCAAGAAGTGTTGTCGTCTAAATCCTTAAAAGATCAAAACATCAAATTGGATAATGGCTTTGGTTGGTATCGTAAAAGAATACAAATGTCGGATGTCTTAGTTAATGCCATAAAGAATAAAGGTGGGATTATGCTTCATCTCGGACGTTTGGCTGCTACCGATGAGGTTTACTTTAATGGTAAGCTTGTCGGTAAAACGGGTCAATTTCCGCAAGACTATAGAGGCTACTTTGACAATGAACGAAACTATTTTGTTCCCGAAGAAGATATTAATCTTACTGGAGAAAACCTGATTGCGATTAAGTTTCATGATGGTTGGAATGTCGGTGGCTTCCTCCAGGGGGCTGCTCTATCGATCTCTACCGCTGAAACAAAAGATAAATTAGCCTTAAATGTTCAGGTGGCGGACTCCGACTATATATTTATGGCTCCTAGTCCTGTTCAGATAAAAGTAAATATCGATAATAAGAACAAATGGGCAGTACAAGGACGATTGTTGGTAACGCTCACAACAGACGATTATCAACCGCTAAAGGCTGACTCTATGGATATAGAAATAGACGGAAAAGCTTCAATATCCAAATCCTTTAGCTTCGATAATCCAAATCCCGGGTTTTATAGATATACCGTTCAGTTCAGACGCAACGACACAATAGCCTGTGAGAAAAAGTTTAATGTCGGCTTCGAACCCGAAAAAATTAACTCGCCTCTCGATGCAAAAGATGATTTTAAAGCATTTTGGGATAACAACCTGAAAGAGCTTGCAAAAGTTGCACCGGATTATAAATTGACACTCGTTCCCGAGTATTCGAAAATAGATTACGATGTCTATTTGGTTGAAATGCGTTCTTTTGGTAATGAGCTGATAAGAGGATATTATGCTAAGCCTAAAAGAGAAGGTAAGCATCCCGTAATTGTAGAATATATGGGATATGGCTCACAACCTTATCCACCAAATCAGTGGTGGGATGGATTTGCATACTTTGTTTTATCGATCAGGGGGCAAGCATTGAATCAACCAACAAATCGTTTTGGAACATGGATTACATACGGGCTCGATAATAAAGATAATTATTATTATCGTGGGGCATTCTTGGATGTAGTCAGGGCACTTGATTTTGTTTGCAGCCGACCAGAGATAGACTCCGAAAAGATTGCTGTAAGAGGTGGTAGCCAAGGTGGAGCACTTTCATTTGTGGCTGCGGCTCTCGACAAACGCGTAAAAGTAGCAGCACCCAGTATTCCTTTCTTATCCGATTATCCTGATTATTTCAAAATAGCCCCTTGGCCTAAAAGCGATTTTGATAATTATATGACAACACATCCCGAGGCTAAATGGGAAGACGTTTATTCACTTCTTACTTATTTTGATATCAAGAATCTGGCTCAGTGGATTGAATGTCCTCTTATTATGGGGATTGGAGTTCAGGATAACGTTTGTCCGCCTCACATAAATTTTGCGGCTTATAATCAGGTAAAATCCGAAAAACGCTGGATGGCATTCCCTGAGTTTGCCCACAGTGTTGGCAAAGAGTATAATGATGCTTCGAAAGCGTTTATCAAAGAAAAATTAAACATAAAATAATAATGAAGAAACTAATTCTTTTTACGATCACAGTTCTAAGTCTTTTTTCTTGTAACAGTAAGAAAAGTACAACCATGTCGGAATCTGCTTTTGTAAAACAAAAAGATGGTCACTTTGTAATAGGTGACAATCCGTATTATTTTATTGGTACAAACTACTGGTATGGCGCAATATTAGGCTCTACAGGAGAAGGAGGAAACCGTGAACG from Dysgonomonas mossii encodes:
- a CDS encoding glycoside hydrolase family 5 protein; translation: MIKNFYKAYILLFFLFVGCSGDNADQIIAQTFVEQHGQLSVKGTSLVDKDGKTIALKGVSFGWHNWWPRFYNESTVAWLKSDWNCNLVRAAIGVEPEGAYITNPQKANECLDNVVDAAIENGMYVIIDWHSHGIKTQEAKAFFTRAANKYKGYPNIIYEIFNEPVEDSWETVKAYSEEIIKTIRAIDTKNVILVGTPHWDQDIHLAADNPIEGYDNIMYTLHFYAATHKQYLRDRGDYAIGKGLPIFVSECAGMEASGDGAINKTEWNNWLNWMKQHQISWVAWSIADKNETCSMIKDSTSPATGWKDSDLKEWGKIVKAALQ
- a CDS encoding glycan-binding surface protein, whose protein sequence is MKKYILNIAIVLLALVSFNSCSDDDDKGGSGGGTPVVRYIRPCDATISDSLLTSGYLGTQIAIIGENLSKVNKVYFNDQKAKLNPNFVTDNTIIVNIPSGIPGEKQDLIKLYTNNDSCYYTFETKVPAPAPKSMTCEYVDDGNVAYIHGLYFIHEDANPLTVTFEGGLQGEVVSHDLDNIAVKVPVGAKPGPVKVTSVYGTTESPFYFRDNRNIILDFDTKFADGGYHHGWHAGSGYSTDGGLTGCGQYLIFTGEMDDDKWDDSKFGYERWTYRTTDPDFFDAGALDKYVLKFEVNIPDVWSAAALQIIFTGASDVWMNWQEGGSTGGNPNNAYLSNSNYPRALWIPWADTGTYVSNGWVTVTIPMTDFKYSKDGTNLNKVNAAGHYSGITLFVNGGGVTGTPCNPTFHIDNVRVVKAQ
- a CDS encoding glycosyl hydrolase, giving the protein MKKIAQNIFYILLGVILMTACTDVDDPVIGDPGVPQLASSTPVDGTTDLPEGDITIVLNYDQNIFCPKAGQEKITIEGATITDVSFKLSQITIKATGLEKGKTYKLVVPAGVVLGPTYIEVPETSISFTTKADPVITATLCNPNATAQAKKVYQFLVESYKQKVISGTMANVNWNVEEAEAVHTLTGKYPALNTFDYVHLPYSPSNWIDYSDISPVKNWWDAGGLVSIMWHWNVPVSARLWNGNVAMPSDWSGNVQLTDASALEGFASAKVNDIIRVAIKDVASGAQGSLKGSDWGQIADGYEYFSISGDYYEMKITDAILTKLKSSGLIISGHDYTVTAVYLIPADSNGDYAFYKADTYFDAAKATVEGTRENEVFKADLAKVATSLKQLQSEGIAVIWRPFHEAAGGWFWWGKDADSCKKLWIAMFDYFKSQGVNNLIWVWTSESDDSSWYPGDEYVDIIGRDLYSKNTSDCASIYQSEFARYGHKVIALSECGTVGLLSEQWSAGARWAWFMPWYGKADSGSKHATDEWWKDAMKQTYVITRDQVPSMK
- a CDS encoding IPT/TIG domain-containing protein; translation: MILNNIYGKVVLVMLVIFAVTFSACSNDDDNSSGAVVLEAFGPSPALRGSELTFIGKNLDKVTSVILPEGIEITDIEVVSKEKIKITIPQDAKEGYVKLVASGLEITTKTLLKYTEPISITKFAPSPVKAGQTLTIEGDYLNLIQKVVFSDNVEVSYKDFLTWERKKIEVVVPREAQTGIIILADTAAIPVELKSETELQVVLPSVEKVLDLTNKKPGDVVSTIGQNLDLVESVQLPDGAPVAHAIKDDVLAFTLPEGITDGAIVMVAYSGVHVAIANIGVAVPTDLVATPATGIKDGSVISIKGVNMDLVTTALFPGVSEAVTPTSKSATEIKVTTPTNAKTGDLILNTASGKTVSVKIATLKPEILSYNPSSVAAGNEFTIKGKNLDLVTSVTFGGNKVVEVTPTSSTDLVVKAPVDAETGELTLTMKNGETVKGSVLTVTKPDFCYIPVLPGSDEEIKSGTILKVDVQNADKLTNVQVNGNNTQYILQGSTLSILVPSNANGNTAFKLISSNGEVTYTIRIVSSGIVETVIMNETRDLGSWAGEGAGGAFRLYKESFDGIKAGAILKFYFTVTGYGQLQINNANWATWDTPVFTDTSLTYYEMELTQPFLDNILGANDGWSTTAIVIQGEHLVISKVSIITGR
- a CDS encoding acetylxylan esterase codes for the protein MKKYTIYLLSVITFFLVLSCKQAVKENLDPTVSESFSAEWKFHAGEGVDSLWMNVDYNDTAWQEVLSSKSLKDQNIKLDNGFGWYRKRIQMSDVLVNAIKNKGGIMLHLGRLAATDEVYFNGKLVGKTGQFPQDYRGYFDNERNYFVPEEDINLTGENLIAIKFHDGWNVGGFLQGAALSISTAETKDKLALNVQVADSDYIFMAPSPVQIKVNIDNKNKWAVQGRLLVTLTTDDYQPLKADSMDIEIDGKASISKSFSFDNPNPGFYRYTVQFRRNDTIACEKKFNVGFEPEKINSPLDAKDDFKAFWDNNLKELAKVAPDYKLTLVPEYSKIDYDVYLVEMRSFGNELIRGYYAKPKREGKHPVIVEYMGYGSQPYPPNQWWDGFAYFVLSIRGQALNQPTNRFGTWITYGLDNKDNYYYRGAFLDVVRALDFVCSRPEIDSEKIAVRGGSQGGALSFVAAALDKRVKVAAPSIPFLSDYPDYFKIAPWPKSDFDNYMTTHPEAKWEDVYSLLTYFDIKNLAQWIECPLIMGIGVQDNVCPPHINFAAYNQVKSEKRWMAFPEFAHSVGKEYNDASKAFIKEKLNIK
- a CDS encoding RagB/SusD family nutrient uptake outer membrane protein, whose protein sequence is MKNIKNIIKSICLSSIILGATSCNDFLTIVPESEQVLETYYTSESAVNANSASLYAAFVWQDFGMNFMWMAGDELAGDLYYTYDQEGQFYYMTFQNGNSFLTQGWNGLYRVVSYCNNIINGMPAAARSNGVSETVINRALGEARCIRAIAYYWLTEYWQDVPIITNNNISGGQVIRHKQASVYEFIRQDLEFAKDNLPSTPFQTGRCSKYTAIGMLAKLHLTMASHLSDASSSDNFAKAKSYAAEVINDSGLKLYSDLSTMFYPKGNNSSESLFAIQCTNDGYGYGNGRNVSLSRNALITLGSSWGAGKGPTLSLQEAFDSNDARRYYTYMRNGDSYPNLGGGGYTYHNFSQDESTETSNGMLAHVRKYVIGANSDCDGVAGTSNQDAGNNIYLLRLADVYLCYVEACIGSGTSTTDALALTVYDKVRERAGFSTKATSITYDQLIKERRVEFALEGVNFLDIKRMSYRDMNKALSYLNGMKRERQYISNGSYTWQERNASNAHHGGFTPLDPSDDSSGKGSIFYLDKNVGTITITEKNLVLPVPAETVTKTPSITQEPVDYAF